The genomic region TCATCGTTGCGGTTGATGACATGGAAGTGGGCTTGATCGTAGATGCGGCGAACGATGTCATCGACATTCCGGTAAACAAAATCGAGCAGCCCCCGGCGGTTGTTGGCGGTATCAACAAAGCGTATCTGCGCGGTGTGGCGAAACTGTCTGATCGTCTGCTGATCATGCTGAACTTGGATAAAGTCCTGAGCAACGAAGAGATTCAAGCGATGTCCTCGATGGAGAGGTAGTCGACATGAGCGAAGAAATTCGTAACTTAGGCGAATTTCAACTGAGCGTCCTGCGCGAAGTCGGAAACATTGGCGCAGGACATGCGGCTACGGCACTCTCCAAGTTGCTTGGCTCGGAGATTCAAATGAACGTACCGCGCGTCTCCGTTGTCGGATTCGAAGAGATCTCCGAGATTGTCGGCGGCTCTGAGAAGTTTGTCATCGGGATCTTCCTACGCGTTGAGGGGGACATTCCGGGCAGTATCTTTTTCCTGCTGCAAGTCGAGAGTGCGAAACGCCTGGTCACCGATCTGATCGGCAACATGGGCTCCGCAGAACCGGATGAGTTTTCTGAGATGGAGATCTCCGCTTTGCAAGAGATCGGCAACATCCTCGCAGGTTCCTATCTTTCGTCTCTTGCGGATTTCACGAAAAAAGAAATGTCCCCGACACCGCCGGCGATTGCCGTTGACATGGCGGGCGCAATTTTGAGCATCGGGTTGGTTCAACTCGGCGCCGATTTTGCCCTGCTTGTGGACACGGAATTTGTTCAAGGGGAGCGCAACATCGAAGGCCACTTCTTCATGTTGCCTGACCCGGGTTCTGTGTCGATTCTGTTCGAGTCATTAGGGGTGGAACTCCAATGACTGTAATCAGAGTGGGGATGGCCGACTTGAACGTGGCGGATGGGGAGGATTCGTTGCGAACGACCGGACTTGGATCTTGTGTGGGGATCGCTTTGTACGATTCCCAGACCAAGGTCACGGGGCTGGCGCACATCATGCTTCCGACCTCAGCCAATGCCAATGAGACGAATCGTGCCAAGTATGCCAACACCGCCGTGCCCCTCCTGATCGAAATGATGGAGAAAAAAGGGGCGAACAGACGCCGCTTGTCCGCAAAACTCGCGGGTGGCGCGCAGATGTTCACGTTCGCCGGACAGAGCGATCTGATGCGCATCGGTCCGCGCAACGTCGAAGCGGTCAAAGAGGCGCTTCGCCTGAACACGATTCCAGTCGTGGCAGAGGATACGGGTGGAAATTGTGGTCGCACGATCGAGTTATTTTCCGCAGACGGTTCTCTGGTTATTCGTACGGCTAAGCAAGGAGTCAGCACACTGTAATGAATACCAACAAACAGAAGCAAGCAGAACTTGGACTTGCGGTCGCGTTTGGCGTTGTGGGGTTTTTCTTCACAGGCGGATTGAGTCTCATGGCGGGAAACACCGTGATGACAAGTGTCTTGCGCGGGGCCGTCGGACTTTTTGGTGCTTTTTTCCTAGGCTATATCATACGGCTTGCTTTGCAAACGTTTCTTGTTTCCAAGGAACAGAAACAGGATGAGTTCATCGGGAAGCATCTGGATTTGTTGCTCCCGGAACATCCATCCAAAAAAGGAACGAAGTCAACTTCGGGTGCTGAAGCGGAGGACGATGAAGGCCTTTCCGCCGATTTCGTGCCTTGGAATCCGAATGCAGCATCCTCGAAGGACAAGTTCGAGGAGATCGACCCGGAGAAATTGGCAGAAGCGTTGCGTCATCTCGACGATTAGTAGAAGGTGGTGAGTGGAGATGCAGGAGCTGAATCATTCGTTCAAAGAGCAGACGGACCTGTGGACCCAATACGGCCAACATCGAGACAAGCAGTCGCGGGATGCTCTGGTTCTGGCGCATCTTCCACTGGTACACAAAGTAGTTCGTAAAATGACAAGTCATTGGAACGGTCCTATCAACACGGACGACCTCATTGGGATGGGAACGCTCGGTCTCCTTGATGCCGTTACACGATTTGATCCAGCTCGTGGATATGAATTCCAGACATTTGCCACCCATCGGATTCGCGGGGCCGTTTTGGACGGCCTCCGCAGTCTGGATTGGGTTCCGCGTTCGCTTCGTGCCAAGGCGAAGGAGATTGAATCGGCTTATGCTGAGTTGGAGCATCGCAATCTCCGATCGGCCAAGGACGAGGAGATCGCAGAGCGCTTAGGCGTGAGTGTCGCGGAATTTCAAAATGTGTTGTACGAGCTCTCGGTGTCGCCTTTGGTGTCGCTTGACGGTATGCTTTCAAACGACGATCCGGGCAGTGACCTAAAGGTCGCAGATACGATTGTAGACAGCAACGCTCTCCAACCTCATGTCGAGTTGGAACGTGCAGATGTTCAAGCGATCTTGACCGGTGTGTTGGATCGATTGCCTGAAAAGGAACGACTTGTGGTCACGTTGCACTACTATGAAGAGTTTACTTTCAAAGAAATTGCAGAGATATTGGAGTTGTCCTCTTCACGGGTGTCTCAACTGCACACCAAGGCGATCTACCGTTTACGGGGCGCCTTGAGCCGCAGAAAAAAAGAACTGAGAGCGTGAGTCTGGGGATCGATCAGGGGGTGTTACGATGGCGACTAGACAAGAAGAGATGAGTTGGTGGGCAAAGAACTCGAAGGTAACCATTGATCAGGGCGGGTTGGCCGCCTCTTTGAGTTTGAGCGAAACCCTGTTGGAAGAACAGGAACTACCGGCACTGAACTATGATTGTCTGGTGGATCATTTGCGGCAGAACGGTGTCTCCTATGGTGTAGACATGGTCTCGTGTCAGCAACTTGTTATGAATCCGCGTGCTTATATCGGAGGCAAGACCAAGATCGCGATGGGCAAGGAGCCGATCAACGGCGAGAATGCTTCGATCGAGATCATGATCAACAACGAGTCCGAGCAGAGCCCGCGTATGTTGGAGGACGGTCGAGTCGACTTTTACAACCTTGGGGTCGTCAATACGGTTCTCAAAGGCCAGCTCTTGGCGAGAAAGACACCGGCTACCGAAGGCATTCAAGGGGTTGGGGTAGGTGGAGCAGCTCTGATGGCAAAACCGGGTCGAGACGTACGTCTCCCGGCGGGCAAGAACACCACCATCTCCGAAGACACCCTCAATTTGTTGGCCGATGCAGACGGTCATGTATCCTACAACCCGCGCGAGAGCAAGATCAACGTGTTTAACGTGTTCGAAGTCAAAGGCGATGTAGACTTCTCCGTCGGAAACATCGACTTTTTGGGCAATGTTAAAGTCAACGGCAGCGTGTTGCCGGGCTTTAAGATCGTCGCAGCAGGGGATATCGAAGTTGCTGGATTTGTCGATGGGGCGATCTTGGAAGCGGGGGGAGACATCCTCATCCGAGGCGGTGTGCAGATGCGAAGCAAGGGCTTGATCAAAGCATCTGGCACGGTGCGTTCACGCTTCATGCAAGGGGCGAACGTGGAGGCGGGCCTTGATGTCATCGTCCGTGACTCGATCATGCATTGTCACATCTCGGCAGGACGCCACGTGTTGATGGAAGCGCAAAAATCGGTTATCGTCGGTGGTTTGGTGCGTGCAGGGGAAGAAGTACGCACGAGAACACTCGGTTCACCGATGGCGACACCGACGGAGATCGAAGTCGGGGTGCATCCACATCTGCGCACCGAGATGCAAGAGTTGCAAGTTCGATTAAAAGAACTCTACTTGCATGTGGACAAAACCAAGAAAGCGCTCGCACTTCTTGACAACATGGCAGGAGTGGGCAACCAACTTCCGCCGGAAAAAGAAGCTCTACGTCAGAACCTCACCCATACCTACGAACACTACCAGCATGAAGA from Tumebacillus amylolyticus harbors:
- a CDS encoding chemotaxis protein CheC: MSEEIRNLGEFQLSVLREVGNIGAGHAATALSKLLGSEIQMNVPRVSVVGFEEISEIVGGSEKFVIGIFLRVEGDIPGSIFFLLQVESAKRLVTDLIGNMGSAEPDEFSEMEISALQEIGNILAGSYLSSLADFTKKEMSPTPPAIAVDMAGAILSIGLVQLGADFALLVDTEFVQGERNIEGHFFMLPDPGSVSILFESLGVELQ
- a CDS encoding chemotaxis protein CheD → MTVIRVGMADLNVADGEDSLRTTGLGSCVGIALYDSQTKVTGLAHIMLPTSANANETNRAKYANTAVPLLIEMMEKKGANRRRLSAKLAGGAQMFTFAGQSDLMRIGPRNVEAVKEALRLNTIPVVAEDTGGNCGRTIELFSADGSLVIRTAKQGVSTL
- a CDS encoding sigma-70 family RNA polymerase sigma factor yields the protein MQELNHSFKEQTDLWTQYGQHRDKQSRDALVLAHLPLVHKVVRKMTSHWNGPINTDDLIGMGTLGLLDAVTRFDPARGYEFQTFATHRIRGAVLDGLRSLDWVPRSLRAKAKEIESAYAELEHRNLRSAKDEEIAERLGVSVAEFQNVLYELSVSPLVSLDGMLSNDDPGSDLKVADTIVDSNALQPHVELERADVQAILTGVLDRLPEKERLVVTLHYYEEFTFKEIAEILELSSSRVSQLHTKAIYRLRGALSRRKKELRA
- a CDS encoding DUF342 domain-containing protein, encoding MATRQEEMSWWAKNSKVTIDQGGLAASLSLSETLLEEQELPALNYDCLVDHLRQNGVSYGVDMVSCQQLVMNPRAYIGGKTKIAMGKEPINGENASIEIMINNESEQSPRMLEDGRVDFYNLGVVNTVLKGQLLARKTPATEGIQGVGVGGAALMAKPGRDVRLPAGKNTTISEDTLNLLADADGHVSYNPRESKINVFNVFEVKGDVDFSVGNIDFLGNVKVNGSVLPGFKIVAAGDIEVAGFVDGAILEAGGDILIRGGVQMRSKGLIKASGTVRSRFMQGANVEAGLDVIVRDSIMHCHISAGRHVLMEAQKSVIVGGLVRAGEEVRTRTLGSPMATPTEIEVGVHPHLRTEMQELQVRLKELYLHVDKTKKALALLDNMAGVGNQLPPEKEALRQNLTHTYEHYQHEEEELMYRRSEIEVILLDTRNAKVFVTDVAYAGVKLTLGQQVTYLRDPQRGPVVYGISDGEITSSRF